A window of Spirochaetaceae bacterium genomic DNA:
TAGATAGGCAAATTGGTTGGCCACGAACATCTTATTTTATTTTCCATCGTAAAACCCTTTTGATTAATTTTTAATTATTAATTCTACTTCTACGCTATCACCGGCTTGCTTGCCAATTTTGGCTCTAATATCTTTGCGGATACCAATAATATAACACACCTCGCCGGCGGCATCTTTTACCCCCATATTAACGATGCTGCCCTCGTAAGGCACGCCGTCAAAGGTGGCTTGCACCTTAAGACGGCCTTTACCGTAAAGCTCTTTAATGTTAAAAGGTACAATAATGTAAGCTCCATCTAGGTCTTCTACTTTTTGGATAACGGCGTTAAATTTATGCATCGTTTTAATTAAAGGTGAGTTGGCCGGCCACGCCGCGTACCATACGCTCAAAACGCCTTAAATCGGCTAAGTCGCCGCTGCTGCGGGCATATTCACGCAGTAAAAAATCTACCATATAAATTTTAAAATCAAAATCAATAGTATTTGCGGCAAAAAGATTGCTTTCATCGGCTTGCTCGCGCCGCAGCTCGTGCAGGGTGGCCATCATGGCTACCAAAGCCTCTAC
This region includes:
- a CDS encoding DUF1905 domain-containing protein, with product MSVWYAAWPANSPLIKTMHKFNAVIQKVEDLDGAYIIVPFNIKELYGKGRLKVQATFDGVPYEGSIVNMGVKDAAGEVCYIIGIRKDIRAKIGKQAGDSVEVELIIKN